Proteins encoded in a region of the Perca fluviatilis chromosome 6, GENO_Pfluv_1.0, whole genome shotgun sequence genome:
- the ankrd39 gene encoding ankyrin repeat domain-containing protein 39 isoform X2 translates to MASDRHQCSCCSHPVSSPSVYQTLSEMDFERGVWSAAMDGDMERVRSLVQKGTDPNLRDSAGYTALTPGGATPLHRSAYRGHLEVVRLLLHHRADPMLCDDDGASPLHKAAEQGHGEVCQLLVEHCAALCSQVNKRLQLPFQLAPQGDLQELLKPPR, encoded by the exons ATGGCGTCTGATAGACACCAGTGTTCGTGTTGCTCCCATCCAGTCTCCTCTCCTAGTGTTTACCAGACGCTGAGTGAAATGGATTTTGAACGAG GTGTCTGGTCTGCTGCAATGGATGGGGACATGGAGAGGGTCAGGTCCCTGGTCCAGAAGGGCACAGACCCTAACCTGAGAGACTCAGCTGGATACACAGCTCTG ACACCAGGCGGTGCCACGCCGCTCCATCGATCCGCTTACCGCGGCCACCTGGAAGTGGTTCGACTTCTGCTGCACCACAGAGCAGATCCAATGCTCTGTGATGACGATGGTGCATCTCCTTTACATAAG gctgcagaacagggacacgGAGAGGTATGTCAGCTGCTTGTCGAGCACTGTGCAGCGCTCTGCAGCCAGGTGAACAAGAGGCTCCAGCTCCCCTTCCAGCTGGCACCGCAGGGAGACCTGCAGGAGCTCTTAAAACCACCTCGGTGA
- the ankrd39 gene encoding ankyrin repeat domain-containing protein 39 isoform X1, translating into MASDRHQCSCCSHPVSSPSVYQTLSEMDFERGVWSAAMDGDMERVRSLVQKGTDPNLRDSAGYTALHYASRSGHHAVCKFLLENGACASPQTPGGATPLHRSAYRGHLEVVRLLLHHRADPMLCDDDGASPLHKAAEQGHGEVCQLLVEHCAALCSQVNKRLQLPFQLAPQGDLQELLKPPR; encoded by the exons ATGGCGTCTGATAGACACCAGTGTTCGTGTTGCTCCCATCCAGTCTCCTCTCCTAGTGTTTACCAGACGCTGAGTGAAATGGATTTTGAACGAG GTGTCTGGTCTGCTGCAATGGATGGGGACATGGAGAGGGTCAGGTCCCTGGTCCAGAAGGGCACAGACCCTAACCTGAGAGACTCAGCTGGATACACAGCTCTG CACTATGCAAGTCGCAGTGGTCATCATGCTGTATGCAAGTTTCTTCTCGAGAATGGTGCTTGTGCATCTCCCCAGACACCAGGCGGTGCCACGCCGCTCCATCGATCCGCTTACCGCGGCCACCTGGAAGTGGTTCGACTTCTGCTGCACCACAGAGCAGATCCAATGCTCTGTGATGACGATGGTGCATCTCCTTTACATAAG gctgcagaacagggacacgGAGAGGTATGTCAGCTGCTTGTCGAGCACTGTGCAGCGCTCTGCAGCCAGGTGAACAAGAGGCTCCAGCTCCCCTTCCAGCTGGCACCGCAGGGAGACCTGCAGGAGCTCTTAAAACCACCTCGGTGA
- the kctd9a gene encoding BTB/POZ domain-containing protein KCTD9a — protein sequence MRRVTLFVNGTSKNGKVVAVYGTLSDLLSVASNKLGIKAASLYNGKGGLIDDIALIRDDDVLYVSEGEPFIDPQNEAKVASSQHGAHTDWLTLNIGGRPFTTTRSTLVSKEPESMLAHMFREKDVWGNKQDEHGAYLIDRSPEYFEPILNYLRHGQLIINEGINIRGVLEEARFFGIEQLAEQLEAAIKNTQPPEDHSPISRKEFVRFLLATPTKSELRCQGLNFSGADLSRLDLRYINFKMANLSRCNLTHANLCCSNLERADLSGANLDGANLQGVKMLCSNAEGASLRGCNFEDPSGLKANLEGANLKGVDMEGSQMTGINLRVATLKNAKLKNCNLRGATLAGTDLENCDLSGCDLQEANLRGSNVKGAIFEEMLTPLHMSQSVR from the exons ATGAGAAGAGTTACCCTCTTTGTTAACGGGACATCTAAAAATGGCAAG GTTGTAGCAGTATACGGGACCTTGTCTGACTTACTATCCGTAGCAAGCAATAAATTAGGAATCAAAGCTGCCTCTTTATACAATGGAAAGGGTGGTCTCATAGATGACATTGCCCTTATAAG AGATGACGACGTGTTGTATGTGTCAGAAGGAGAACCATTCATTG ACCCTCAAAATGAAGCCAAGGTTGCATCCAGTCAGCATGGAGCACACACTGATTGGCTGACCCTTAATATAGGTGGTCGTCCCTTCACCACCACCAG GAGCACCCTGGTCAGCAAGGAGCCAGAGAGTATGCTTGCTCACATGTTTCGAGAGAAAG ATGTGTGGGGGAACAAGCAGGACGAGCACGGGGCTTACCTTATCGACCGCAGCCCGGAATACTTTGAGCCTATTCTCAACTACCTGAGACACGGTCAGCTCATTATCAATGAAGGCATAAATATACGAG GTGTCCTCGAGGAGGCTCGCTTCTTTGGAATTGAGCAGCTCGCTGAACAGCTGGAAGCAGCAATCAAG AACACGCAGCCACCTGAGGACCACTCTCCCATTTCCCGCAAAGAGTTTGTTCGTTTCCTCCTGGCAACGCCCACCAAGTCAGAGCTCCGCTGTCAG GGTCTTAATTTTAGTGGCGCCGATCTGTCCCGACTTGATTTGCGCTATATCAATTTCAAAATGGCTAACCTCAGCCGCTGCAATCTGACCCACGCCAACCTGTGCTGTTCCAATCTGGAGCGGGCTGACCTGTCTGGAGCCAACCTGGAT GGTGCCAACTTACAAGGGGTGAAGATGCTCTGTTCCAATGCAGAGGGAGCTTCTCTCAGAGGATGCAATTTTGAAGATCCATCTGGACTGAAGGCCAACCTGGAAG gtgCTAACCTGAAAGGAGTTGACATGGAAGGAAGCCAAATGACCGGCATCAACCTGCGTGTGGCCACTCTGAAAAATGCTAAGCTGAAGAACTGTAACCTGCGGGGAGCCACTTTAGCAGGGACGGATCTCGAG AACTGTGACCTGTCCGGCTGCGATCTACAAGAAGCCAACCTGAGAGGCTCCAATGTCAAGGGAGCCATTTTTGAAGAGATGCTGACCCCTCTGCACATGTCACAGAGTGTCAGATAA
- the LOC120560792 gene encoding progonadoliberin-1-like, translating to MATRTLAVWLLLVAAEWPQGCCQHWSYGLSPGGKRDLDSLSDTLANLVEGFPHVDTPCSVLACAEESPFVKMYRAKGFLASVTDRENGHRTYKK from the exons ATGGCTACAAGAACCTTGGCAGTGTGGCTGCTGCTTGTGGCGGCAGAATGGCCGCAGGGCTGCTGTCAGCACTGGTCATATGGACTGAGCCCGGGAGGGAAGAGGGATCTGGACAGCCTTTCAGACACACTGGCCAAT CTAGTTGAGGGGTTTCCACACGTGGACACACCCTGCAGTGTTCTGGCTTGTGCAGAGGAATCACCCTTCGTCAAGATGTACCGAGCCAAAGGATTTCTT GCCAGTGTCACAGACAGGGAAAATGGACACAGAACATATAAGAAATGA